The DNA window TGCGCGGCCACGTCAAGCGGGCGCGCTACTTCGGCTGCAAGAAGCTGGAGGTGTTCGCCACCGCCGTGGTGCGCAACGCCTCGAACTGCGCCGAGGCCGCGGCCGCCATCGAGGAGGCGTGCGGCCTGGGCGTCAACGTGCTCTCCGCGCGCGACGAGGCGCACCTCGGCTTCGTCGGCGCCACGTGCGAACGCGCCATCGAGCGCGGCACGCTCGTGGACATCGGCGGCGGCTCCACCGAGCTCACCCGCATCGACGGCGGCTGCGATTTCGACAACGCGAGCATGGGCCAGGGCTCGCTCTCGTCGTTCGCCTCCCACGTGCGCGCCATCCTGCCCACGGCCGACGAGATGGGCGCCATCGCATGCGAGCTGCGCGAACGCCTGGCCGCGCTGCCCCGCCCCGAAGCGTACCGCGCGCCCGCGCTGTACGGCGTCGGCGGCAGCGTGCGCGCCGCCGCCAAGATGCTCGCGCAGGCCGCAGGCGGGATCCCCCGGCCGAAAACCATGACGGCCGGCGAGATTCGTGCGATACTGGAATGGTGCCGCAACGACCCGGACGCGTTCGCCCACACCGCGCTCAAGGCGTCCGCCGAGCGCGTCCACACGCTCGTGCCGGGCTGCGTCATCATCCTCGCGCTGTTCGAGGCCCTCGGGGCCGAGCGGTTGGAAGTCTGCAAGTACGGCGTTCGGGAGGGCTACCTCATCGAGCGTATGCTGCTGCCGCGCTGAGCGCGGCCACGTCGTGACGTTACGGGAAGGGGACGTTCATGGAAACGAGCAAGAAGCAATCGGTGGAAGCCGTCGCGGAGGCGGGCGCGCCTGAGGCGGCCGAGGCCGCTCCCGCCGCGCAGGAGCCCGCGGCCCCCGAGCCGAAAGCCGCGCCCTATCTGCAGAACCGGGAGCTCTCGTGGCTCACGTTCAACGAGCGCGTGCTCGACCAGGGCGCTGACGAGACGGTGCCGCTGCTCGAGCGCCTGAACTTCATCTCCATCTTCTGGAGCAACCTGCAGGAGTTCTTCATGGTACGCGTGGGCAGCCTCACCGACCTCTCGCTCGTGAAGAAGCACATCATCGACTCGAAGTCGGGCCTGACGCCCGCCGAGCAGCTCGACGCCATCTACGCGCGCTGCCACGAGCTCTACCCCATCCAGGAGCGCACGTTCGAGCAGGTGCGCCGCCTTCTGCACGAGCGCGGCGTGAGCCACCTGCGCCCGGACGACCTCGACGAGGAGCAGCGCGCCTTCCTTTCCACCCACGTGCACAAAAACGTGATGCCGTTCCTCTCGCCGCAGATCATCAACGCGCGCCACCCCTTCCCCCACCTGGAGAACGGCGCGCTGTACGTGGTGGTGCGCCTGGACGAGGGCGACGAGGCCGTGAAGAAGAAGGCCCCCAAGGCCAAGGGCGCCGAGAAGCCCGCCAAGGGCGAGAAGGCGAAGAACCTCGGCGCGGAGGGCGTGACGCTCGGCCTCGTGCCGCTGCCCCGCCAGTGCGACCGCGTGATCGAGCTGCCGGGCGAGGGCCTGCAGTTCATCCTGCTCGAGCACGCCATCGAGATGGTGGCGGCCGAGATCTTCAGCATGTACGCCGTGAAGCACACCAACGTCGTGTGCGTCACGCGCAACGCCGACCTCGACGCCACCGAGGGCACCGACGAGAACGACGAGGACTACCGCGAGCACATGAAGCGCATCCTGAAGAAGCGCTCGCGGCTGGCCCCCGTGCGGCTGGAAAGCGAGCGGCCGCTGTCGCCCACGCTCGAGAAGCTGCTGCTCAAGCGCCTGAGCCTGAAGGCGCACCAGACCTTCGTCACCTCGGTGCCGCTCGACATGGGCTACACCTGGGGCCTGGCCGGCCGCCTTCCCGCCAAGCAGGCCGCGAAGCTGACGAACGCCCCGTTCACGCCGCAGTGGCCCGCCTGCCTCGACCGCAACCGCCCGGTGATCGACCAGGTGTGCGAGAAGGAAGTGCTGCTGAGCTACCCCTACGAGACGATGGACGCCTTCGTGCAGCTTCTGCGCGAGGCCGCCGTGGACCCTGCGGTCATCTCCATCAAGATCACGCTGTACCGCCTGGCCAGCCAGTCGCACCTCGCCGAGGCCCTCATCGCTGCGGCCGAGAACGGCAAGGAGGTGACGGCGCTGTTCGAGCTGCGCGCGCGCTTCGACGAGAGCAACAACATCGAGTGGTCGCAGCGCTTCGAGCAGGCCGGATGCAAGGTGATCTACGGGTTCCGCGACTTCAAGGTGCACTCGAAGATCTGCTGCATCACGCGCCAGACCGACGCGGGGCTGCAGCACATCACGCAGCTGGGCACGGGCAACTACAACGAGAAGACGGCCAAGCTCTACACCGACCTGTCGTTCATCACCACCGACGAGACGTTCGGCCGCGACGCCACCGAGTTCTTCCGCAACATGGGGCTTGAGAACACCTCGGACAACTACGACATCATGTGGGTGGCGCCGTTGCAGATCAAGCCGATGATCCTGGCCGGCATCGAAGCGCAGATCGCCCGCGCGCGGGCCGGCGAGGAGTGCGGGCTGTTCTTCAAGACGAACTCGGTCACCGACAAGGACGTGATCGAGAAGATCGTGGAGGCATCGGAGGCCGGCGTGCCGGTGACCATGTTCGTGCGCGGCATATCGTGCCTGGTGCCGGGCCTCGAGGGCTTCACCGAGAACGTGCGCGTCGTGTCCATCGTGGGGCGCCTCCTCGAGCACAGCCGCATCTACGGCTTCGGGCCGCGCGAGAGCATGAAGCTGTACCTGTCGAGCGCCGACCTCATGACGCGCAACATGGACAAGCGCATCGAGATCGCCTGGCCCATCCTGGACGAGGTGCTGCGCGAGCAGATCCTCGAGTACCTGGACATCTGCATGAGCGACACGGCCAAGCTGCGCGAGCTCATGCCCGACAAGAGCTACACGCCGCTCGGCGCGTTCGCCAAGGAGAGCGACGAGGGCGTGACCGAGCTGTTCGAGTCGCAGGAGTTCCTGATCAAGCGCGCCCAGCAGCGCCGCTTGGAGGCGGCCGAGGAGGAAGCCGCCCGCGACGTGGCCCGCAGGCGCGCGGCGCAGCTCATGGCCACGAACGAGGTGTCGGAGGCCGACGAGCCGGCCGAGGCGCGCGAGGCCGAGCCCGCGACGGCGCCCGTTAAGCCCAAGGCGCTCGAGGCCGACGCGGTGGAGCCTCCGCTGGCCGCCGCCCCGCCGTGCGCGGAAGGCGCCGGCACCGGCCTGGCCACGGCGGCCCCCGTGCCGCCGGCGTCGAAGCCCTACAAGCCGAGCCTGCTCGTGCGCGTGCTGAGCCTGTTCGTGAGGCGATGATGGACGACGGGCGCCTCGAGGCGGGGCGGAAACTCGCACGCGCCGTCCTCGAGGCGTTCGGCTTCGATTTCGTCGGGCTGTGCTTCGTCCCGGACGGGGACAGCCCGGAGCTGGTGTGGGACTGCGCGGCGGGCAACACGAGCAACCGCTACCGCCGCATCGTGCTGCCCGCAAAGGTAGGCGTGCTCGGCACCGTGTTCGCCACCGGGCGGCCCATCCTCGTGCGCGATGTGGACGAGGATATCGAGCGGACGGATCTGTACCAGTACCCCATTGTGGCGGCCGAGGGCCTGCGCGCGTTCCTCGCGTTTCCGCTGCTCGACGGCAACCGGGTGACCATGATCTTCATCTGCGCCGTCCGCGATGGCCGCGCGCTGGACGCGGAGATCCTGCGCGACGCGCAAAGGTTCGCGGCGGGGCGCGCGGGCCTCGACTTCATTGAGCGGGAGCCGTTTATGCCGCGCAAGGCGGGGCGCGAACCCGTCTACACCGAGGTGACGCACAAGATACTCCAAGCTCAGGAAGACGAGCGCAAGCGCGTAGCGCGCGAGCTGCACGACGGGCTGTCCCAGGAGATCCTGCTTGCCCAGATAGAGCTGCGCAAGCTCAAGTACCTGCCCGCCGAGCGCAAGGACGAGGGCATCGAGCAGGCGTGCGAGAAGCTGCGGGAGATTATGACGCATGTGAGCGAGATTGCCACGGGCCTGCGCCCGGCGGCCCTCGACGAGCTGGGCCTGGCCGCGGCCATCGCCGCCCACTGCGCCGTCCTCCAGCACTCGTTCGGCGTGGAGATAGCCGTGGACGCCGCCCCGCTTACCGGCGCGGACGAGGACTGCGAGTGCGCGCTCTACCGCATCTTCCAGGAAGCTATCACGAACGCCTGCAAATACTCGCGCGCCGAGGGCATCGCCGTGCGCCTCGGGCAAACAGGCGACGACGTGGAGCTGCGCGTGGAGGACCGGGGCATCGGCTTCGACGCCGCCTCGCCGAAGCTGCGCGGCGGGGGCTTGGGGCTCGAAGGCATGCGCGAGCGCGCGGAGCTGGTAGGAGGAACCGTGAGCATCGAATCGGCCCCGGATGCGGGCACGACGGTCACGGCCCGCATCCCGCTCGCGCGCGCCCTGAGGAAGGGGGCCGAGGCATGATAGACATCGTGCTGGCCGACGACCACGCCATCGTGCGCCTGGGCTTCAAGATGATTATCGAGCAGCAGATGGACATGCACGTGGTCGGCGAGGCATCCGACCCCGAAGAGGCGCTCGCCCTCGTGCGCCAGCACAAGCCCCACGTGCTGCTCACCGACATCTCCATGGGCTCGGAGAAAAGCGGGCTGCTTCTGGCCGAGCATATTGCGAACGGGGCGTTCAACACCGCCGTGGTGGTGCTCACCATGCACGAAGAGCAGGAGTACCTGCGCCAGGCCCTACAGCGCAACGTACGCGGCTACGTGCTGAAAAGCGCCTCGGACGACGAGCTGATAAAGGCCATCCGCCAAGCCGCGCAAGGCGAGACCTACATCTGCGGCGGCATGCTGGGCGCCTTCGTACGCGACTCGCTCGAGGGCGACGACCCCCTTGCGCGCACGCTCACCCCGCGCGAAAGCGAGATCGTCTCGCTGGCGGTGCGCGGCCACTCCAACCAGGACATCGCGCAGGTCCTCTCCATCTCGGTCAAGACCGTCGAGAGCCAGAAGGCGAAGATCATGGCGAAGCTGGGGCTGTCCACGAAGCCCGAGCTGTTCGAATACGCGGTGGCCCACGGCCTCGTGAAGCTGTAGCCGGCCCCCGCCCGCCCCTGCCCGCGGGCAACCCCGCCCCGGTATTCTCTACTCGTACCCACGGTACGCAGACGAGAAGGAGACCATATGAAAACCGAGGTCACACGACGTGGCTTCCTCGGCACCTGCCTGGCCGGCGCGGGCGTGATTGCAGCAGGGGGATCCGCTGCAATCGGCTTCGACCAGGCAAGCGCCGAGGCGGCGGCGGACGCGGGGCTGACGCTGACGCGCAGCACCTGCAGCCCGAACTGCACGGGCGGCTGCGGCTTGATCGCCGCGGCGAAAGACGGCGAGATCAAGACCATCATCCAAGCCGCCGACTACCCCGAGGAAGAGCTCAACCCCCGCGGATGCCTGAAGGGCCTCTCCATGCTGAACCTCGTGCATGGCAAGGACCGCATGAAGGGCCCGCAGATCCGCACCGGCGCGCCCGGCACCGACGAGTTCCGCGACGTCAGCTGGGACGAGGCGCTTGACGAAGCCGCCTCTCAGCTGCGCGCCATCGCCGACAAGTACGGACCGGAATCCATCGGCACCATCATCCAGGTGGCCGCCACCGGACACGTGCACAAGGGCGCGGTGGTGCGCCTGGCGGCGCTGGCCGGCTGGTCGATGCACGGCGGCTACGACATGAACGGCGATTTGCCCATGTCGGCCCCCATGACCTTCGGCGTGCAGAGCGAGGAGCTTGAGAGCTACTGCTGGGAGGATTCGAACTACACGCTCGTGTTCGGCTCGAACCTCATGGCCACGCGCATCCCCGACGCCCACTTCCTCACCGAAGGGCGCGACCGCGGCGCGAAAATCGTCGTGTTCGACCCCAACTTCAGCCCCACGGCCGCGAAGGCGCATGAGTGGTTCTCGACGAAGCCCTCCAGCGACGCGGCGGTGGCGCTGGGCATGTGCAAGCGCATCATCGACGAGGGCAACCACGACGAAACGTTCATCGCCACCTACACCGACCTGCCGCTGCTCGTGAACACGGCCACCGGCAAGAAGCTGCTCGCGCGCGACGTGGCCGGGCTTGACGCCCCCGCCAACATGCCGGGCTTTCGCGAGTCCTACGTCGCGATGGCGGAGGGCGGCCTTGCGGCGACCGACCCCTCGACGCTCGCGCCCCTCCCCGGCATACAGCTGGAAGGCGCCTTCGACGTGCCGCTGAAGGACGGCTCCACCGCGCGCGCCAAGACGGCGTTCACGCTTCTGCGGGAGGAGCTGGAGGACTACACGCCCGAGCAGGTGGAGCAGATGAGCGACATGCCGGCCGCCGACCTCGTGCGCATCGCCGACGAGATAGCCGCGGCCAAGCCCCTCCACGTCATCTACGGCGCGTCGAACTACCAGTGGTACCACGGCGACCTCAAGGGGCGCGCGCTCAGCCTCCTGCCCGTGATAACCGGCAACATCGGCATCGACGGCGGCGGCTTCTCCACCTACGCGGGCCAGTACCGCCTGCGCTTCAGCCCGGCCGCCTGGTGGGTGCCAAACGGCAAGAAGCCGAACTACGTGCCCTTCGAGTACCTCGTGCACGGCCCCACCGACACCATGTGCGCCCCCTACCCCGAAAACGGCATCAAGGCGTGGATCATCTACTGCTGCAACCCCTTCGACCAGCACAACCTCAACAACCAGCTGCGCCAGAAGGTGGAGGACGGCGAGATAGAGCTCGTCATCAACCTCGACTTCCAAAAGACCACCTCCAGCCTGTACAGCGACATCCTGCTGCCCGGCGTCACCTGGTACGAGAAGACGGAGCTCGTCACTACGCCCGTGCACCAGTACATGCAGCTGCAGCAGCCGGCCATCCCGCCGGTGGGCGACTGCAAGCCCGAGCTCTGGATCATGCGCGAGCTGGCCAAGCGCTACGACCCCTCCTTCGAGGCAGCGTTCTACCCCGAACTGGACGTGGAAGAGGCCAGCGCCACCATCATCGACGCCATGCTGGAAGCGGCCGGCGGCGAGGCGGAGGGCATCACGTTCGCCGATTTGCGCCAGGGCCCGCAGAAGCTCAAGCACGGCCACCCGGGGCGCAAGCGCATCCCGTTCTACGAGCAGATTCACGACTACCGGCCGTTCCCGCCCGTGAGCTACCCCGAGAAGATAGAGACCACCGGGGCGTTCGTGAAGAGCGGGCGCATCGAGTTCTACAAAGACGAGCAGGCCTTCATCGATTTGGGCGAGACGCTGCCCGTGCACAAGCCGCCCTTCGTCGAATCGGAATACGCCGTGGACCCCTCCATCGAGGGCCGCTATCCCCTGGCCATGCTCACCCGCAACTCCATCCACCGAGTGCATTCGACGCACGCGAACAACTTCATGCTCAACGAGCTGCAGGATACGAAGCCGAAGGCCTACGTGAGCCCCGCAACCGCCGAGGCGCGCGGGCTGGCCACCGGCGACAAGGTGGAGGTGTTCAACAACCGCGGCACGCTCACCGGCTGGGTGGCGGTGGACCCCGGCATCCGCGACGACTGCCTTGTCTTCGAGGAGGGCTGGTGGAGCCGCTACACGGCGGGGCAATCCTACAACTCACTCGTGTATCCCCATATCAAGCCAACCCACGAGGTGTACTTCGTGCCGCAGATGTGGTCGCCCAACACCTGTTGGAACGAGTGCCTCGTCGACGTGAGAAAGGCGGGCGATCAGAATGCGTAAGGGCATGGTCATCGACCTGGACGCCTGCATCGGGTGCCAGACCTGCGCCGTTTCCTGCAAGGTGCACAACGCGCTGCCGCCGACCATGTGGTGGAACCGCGTGGCCACCTTAGGGGCCGAGGTCCACCAGACCGCCGTTGGAGAGCCAGGAGGCGCGCTGCGGATGGACTTTCTGCCGCTGTCGTGCCAGCACTGCGAGAACCCCGCGTGCGAGAAGGTGTGCCCCACCGGCGCCACGTACTCCACCGAAGACGGCACCGTGCTCATCGACTTCGAGCGTTGCATCGGCTGCCGCTACTGCTTTGCCGCCTGCCCCTACGGCGTGCGGCAGTTCAACTGGAAGGACCCGCGCGCCCTCAAGGAGGAGGCCGTCGATACCGACTACGGCTATCCGGGCGAGACGCGCGAGGACGGCCGGCTCGTGTACACGCAGCACCGCCCCGTGGGCGTCACCGAGAAGTGCACGTTCTGCGCGCAGTACACCGCCCAGGGCATCGAGCCCACCTGCGTGCGCGCATGCCCGCAGCAGGCCCGCCTGTTCGGCGATTTGGACGACCCCGAAAGCAAGCCTGCGCGCGCCCTCGCGTCCAAGCAGGCCATTCGCTTGAAGGAGGAGTACGGCACGCGTCCCAAGGTGTATTACGTCACGGCTTCGAAGGTGGTGCAGGATGCTTGAAACTAAGGGCCGCATCGGCCTGTCACTCGCAGCGCTCGCGCTCATCGGCGTGGGTCTGGCGTGCTGGGGCTTCCAGTTCGCCAACGGCTTGGGCGTCACCGGCATGTCCAACCCGTTCTCGTGGGGCCTCTACATCGCCGCGTTCGCCTTCTTCGTGGGCGTGGCGGCCGGCGGCATGATAGTGTCGTCGTCGGTGTACGTGTTCGACATCAAGGACCTCAAGCCCTTCGCCCGCATCGCCTCGCTCTCCGCGTTCGGCTGCGTGGTGGCTGCCGGCACGATGGTGCTGCTGGACCTGGGTAAGATCACGAACATTCTCAACATGTTTCTGCACCCCAACCTCACCTCGCCGCTTCTGTGGGACGTGTGCGTGATCACCTGCTACATGATCATCACGTTTTTAAGCGTGTACTTCCAGATGCTGCCCGAATGGAAGCGCTCCGGCTTCTTCCTGGCCGCCTGGACGCGCTCCAAAAGCGCCGAAGCCGTGGCCGCCTTCTCGCAGAAATGGTCGAAGCGCGTGGGCATCGTGGGCCTGCCCTTCGCGGTGCTCATCCACACGGTGACCGCGCTCATCTTCGCCACGCAAGCCTCGCGCCACTGGTGGCACTCGGCCATCCTGCCGCCCGACTTCGTGGCCATGGCCGTGGCCTCCGGCACGGCGCTCGTGCTGGTCATCTGCATGATTGTGGTTGGCCGTCGCGGGTTTGCGCGCCACAGACGGGCCTTCGCCGTCATGGCGAAGATCACGGCGGGGTCGCTTGTGGTGCACTTCTTCTTCACGGCGATGGAGCTGGTGCTGCTGGCTTGGGAGAACTCGCTTTCCTCCCAGGAGGTGCTGCACGTGGTGTTCGGCCAGTACGGCGCGCTCTACGCCGTGGAAATCGTGCTGCCGGCCATCGCCATGGTCGCCTTCTTCCTGCGCCGCGTGCAAAAGAGCCCGACGCTGCTGTACGCGGGCTCGGCGTTCGTCATCGCGGGCGCGTTCGTGCACCGCATGATGCTTCTGTACCCCGGATTCAACGTCGTTCCCCTGGAGCTGCAGGCCATCGGCTCAAGCGAGCTGTGGGGCTACCCCGTGTCGGCGGGCGTGGGCCATGCGGCCAGCACGTTCGTCTCGTCGTTCGCCTACGTGCCCACGGCGGTGGAGTGGGGCGTGTTCGCGCTGCCCGTGGGGCTTGCGCTGCTCATCGTGGGCGGCGGCATCGCGTTCTTCAAGTTCCTCGCCGACGAGTACCGCTCGTAACCACGCCCTTCCTTCGAACGGCCGGCCTCCCCTCCTCCTCCCCTGGAACTCCCCCTTCTCGAAGCCGCGCCTGTTCTCTTTCCGACCCCGCCATCCTCCCTGTGGCGGGGTCGGCCCGGTCGAGGGCCTACTCCACGTAGCCCATGCGCTCGGAGAGGCGGCTCGCGGCCAGCTTCACCTGCTGCGCGATGCGCTCGACCTCTTCGTCGGGGATGCTCTCGGGCGTGCCGCTCACGCCTACCGCCGCGATGGCGTCGCCGCGGTAGTTGAACACGGGCGCCGCCACGCAGCGGTGGCCCAGCTCGTACTCCTCGTCGTCCATGGCCCAACCCTGCGCACGCACCTGGTGGAGGTACTTCACGAAGGCGGTCCGGCTCGTGAACGTGTTGGGCGTGTGGGCCTCGAACTCGAAGCCGTAGAGCGCCTCCTCCAGCTCGGCGCGCGACAGGCACGCGAGCAGGCACTTCCCCATCGACGAGCAGTAGGCCGGCGAGCGGTAGCCCACCTCGGTGTAGGCCTCGTCGCCCCAGCCCGTGCCCTCCTTCTCGATGTAGGACACGTACGCGCCGTCGAGGATGCCCAGGTGGGACGTGAGCCCCAGCACGCGCTTGAGCGTCTCGAGGTACGGCTTGGCCTCGGTTTGCAGCTCGAGCGAGTTGATGTGGTAGCCCAGCGTGTGGAACATCTTCGGGCCGATGGTGTAGCGGCCCTCCAGCGTCTTCTCCACGTAGCCGCGCCCCAGCATGGTGGCCACGATGCGGTGCACCGTCGACTTGCTCATGCCCGTGGCCTGGGCAAGCTCGCTCAGCCCGCACGGGCCTTGCGCGCGAGCCAGCTCCTCCAAGATGTCGAACGCGCGATCGAGCACCTGCACGCCCTGTTCCGCCATGGCCTCCCCTTTCGCCGCGCGGATTCCCTGTCGGCGACAGTATACGGCATGGATCAGCGCGAAACAAAGGCGAAACGCCGCAGGTCCTCGCCGAGCGTGCCGTTCCGCATCGTGGAACAGGGGTTCCGCAGAGCGGTTTCAGGCCGTTGAGGGGCGCTCGGACGGTTCCTATAATCCGGGGCGTAAGGGAAACGAGGCACGAAGGAAGGGGCCATCATGAAGGCAAACGGAACGCAGGGGCTGTCGCGCAGGAGCTTCCTCGAGGGGGCAGCGCTCGGACTGGGCGCGCTGGCGGCGGGAAGCCTGGTCGGCTGCGCGCCGAAGCAGGCGGACGGCGAGGCGAACGCGGACGCCGGCGCGGCGGCGGGCGGCAACGCGGCTGACGTGCAGTGGGACGGCGAGTACGACGTCATCGTGTGCGGAGGCGGCGGCAGCGGCCTCACCGCGGCGTACTCGGCGCTCGAAAACGGCGCGGCGAAGGTGCTCGTGCTGGAGAAGGCCCCGGCTTGCGGCGGCACGACGGCGCTCGCCGAGGGCGCGGTACAGGCGTCCGGAACGACGTGGCAGAAGGAGATAGCGGGCGTCACCGACGACTCGGCCGACCTGCACGCGAAGTTCTGGATGACCGACGCCGAGGGCCTCGTGAAGGAGGAGCTGGTCAAGTGCATGGCCGACAACGCGGCCGACAACCTGCAGTGGATGGCCGACAGCTTCGGCATCACGTTCGCCAACGTGTTCGGCTGCTATCCCACGCCGTACATGCCCGACGAATACATGCGCGACCGCATCCACCTCATCGCCGACGCGGCCGACCCCAAGAAGACGGGCGGCGCCGTGTGGACCACCAACGCCCAGAAGGCCGTCGAGGAGAAGGGCGGCGAGATCGAGACGAAGGTGGAGGTCACCGACATCTACCAGGACGACTCCGGCACCGTGGTGGGCGTGGCTTGCGCCGACGGCAAGAACTACAAGGCGAACAAAGGCGTGGTGCTGGCCATGGCGTCCATCGACCACAACGAGGACATGGCGTTCAAGTACGACCA is part of the Arabiibacter massiliensis genome and encodes:
- a CDS encoding FAD-dependent oxidoreductase yields the protein MKANGTQGLSRRSFLEGAALGLGALAAGSLVGCAPKQADGEANADAGAAAGGNAADVQWDGEYDVIVCGGGGSGLTAAYSALENGAAKVLVLEKAPACGGTTALAEGAVQASGTTWQKEIAGVTDDSADLHAKFWMTDAEGLVKEELVKCMADNAADNLQWMADSFGITFANVFGCYPTPYMPDEYMRDRIHLIADAADPKKTGGAVWTTNAQKAVEEKGGEIETKVEVTDIYQDDSGTVVGVACADGKNYKANKGVVLAMASIDHNEDMAFKYDQQHYWDLKTQAVATAATDTGDGIRIGMAHGADSAFHGAVDLILQTWSYTNNQNPEIPYILIDQRGNRFVREDTTYAFHCRAMFNAAMAQGGFEGATYMLMDNKMVSSDAKCAWSDNAEGGAKAREAALADGSMVQADSVEALAEALGMDAGNLKATVDAWNAACAAGADAAYGRVVQLTPLDEAPFFAWKTQNTNIGSIGGLLIDTDAAILDTEGNPIPHLFGAGVNTAGWIGPYYPGSGTCLQGALNWGRIAGKSAATAA